Part of the Lolium rigidum isolate FL_2022 chromosome 6, APGP_CSIRO_Lrig_0.1, whole genome shotgun sequence genome, TTGTACTCCGCCCGGACTCTCCTTCGTGACCGACCCGGACTCCACGCCGTCCTCAGAGACTCGATGACCACGAAGACTCATGATGCTCCCGAGATGGCAGGGTGGCGGCGCTCGATCGCCCGCTCGtcgccaaaccctaaccctaactcgtaGTCAGACTTCCTACCTTTGAGAACTAAGTTAGTTCCGAGTAGTGATTTAGTactcctccgatccatattagttgtacttaatataaatgtatctagacgTATTTTAGTTCTAGGTACATCCATACTAGTGTCATCCATACTAGTGTCAAGTACGGAGTAATATGAATAGGGACTACTAGTGTCAGGTGACACGTGCTCAGCTCAGCAGCTCGGTCCATGCTGTCAGCAATCATGAATGGCCGAGCACTTCTCTCTGCAGAAGAAAATATAATGCACTCTCTATGTTTTCTACAAGTAATACGATGTTGTACCCCTCACAAAAGAAATTTATTACTGTATTTACTTTAGTTCCGTACTGGAAACACTATATCGATCAATGTCGATCGATCCGTACCGTTGAGGAAAGGCAGCATCCATGCACATACGTACGAGACGGACACAAGCAAAGGGGACAAGACGCTATCATGTGACAGTTCGCGACGTCGTTGCCAAACCAAGAAAAATTTGAAGACTTTAGCCCTCGCGGTGTCGCGCTCACGCTGTACGACGTCGTAACACGTCGCTGCGCAGCAACCACGTCTTATTGATTGTTGAACAAGGCCTAGGTCCATTTGCAATGGACGCAGGACGCGTAATATTCCGAGGGAAATTAACATGGATACTCTAACTGTAAAAGTATCTCGCGAAAGTATATATGTAAAGATATCTATTCTGCTAGTTAGGTTAATTAGAGCTAAATTAGTTTTAGGTACTCCGCCCTCCGGTTTAGATACaatcaaatttagataaattttagatctaagacATCTTTTGTAGGATGGACGGACTATTAGATTTGCGTTGTAATTCGATAATTACACATGGGTACATAATTTTGGGGTGTGATTTATTGTCAGTCGACGGAGAAGTAACTTAATTCTTAGTTAGATGAAGTCATCAAATTTTACAACCCATGCCGTAACTTATGACTAGCACGAATCACAAAACAAATCTACATCCGGATTATTTTCCTCAGTTGCATTCCGGCCCAATTGCAACTTAAATAAATCTAGTTCCAACCCCCACTTACAACCGAAACAACTCACTTATAATCCATCTTACAACTCATACACACACGAATCGTGATGCAATCAAATGGTGTAggattttttttgcgggtaaaatggTGTAGGATTTAAATAAGAACTAAGTTAGTTCTCAGCTACCAAATCCGATATAATTGCATATTTTGTCCCccaattacatataaattacacATAAAACTGAATCACCGAAAATTAAGTTAGTTTTATGTCGACCGTGAACTGGCCACTGGTTGCATGCATGGATGTACATTCGGCGCGCAGTACTGCGCTAGTTCCAAGATTCATGGAGTGCAAGGCGCAAAAGTTAGACATCGAATTGAACATTCCATGAACACAGCATGTTCTTCCCTTACAAAAGCATGACCCCCATGAATTGGGGgccgtgtgtgtgtatatatataaccCTTATTATGATCACAGTATACCATTCTGTTAACTAATTAATAAACAACTTAATGGAGTAAGTACTTCCAGGAGAGGGGGGTGTTGGAAAAATAACGAGAGCTGCATACGCGAAGCATGCATATCTGTGACGAAGCCACGCATGATGCCGACGGTGACCGATCTATTGATCAGGTGGAGTGAAGTTTGTATCTCCAGATGTGTGTGTGGCTGTCGAATATCGATGGAGACGTGCATGAAGCTGGATCATCCCCtagtgagctagaggaagtcgaactCGTCCTCCAGGGCGCCGCGGGCGAGCTCGAAGCACGACTCCGGCAGGTCTCGGGACAGCGACCGGATCGGGAAGCTCtcggaggaggcgccgccggcaCCGTGCTGCTGGTGGGGATCCTGGTGCTGGTGCCAGGGGCTGAACTTGGCCGGGTCGAGGAACGGGTACGGCTCGGCGTCGCGGAAGATGTCCATGTGCGCGAGCGGCTCCACCACATTGGCGCAGGTCCCCCAGGTGCCGTTGCTGTTGCTGGAGCTGTCGCCGCCACCGGTGTAGGCGCTGTACGTGGCGGCGTCGGAGGAGACGCCGCCGTAGTCGCAGAAGGAGCCGTAGGAAGCCTGCATTGCCGGGACGTTGGTCACGGACATGGGGTCGAAGCTGCAGTCGACAGGGGAGTgcggcggcgccagggggtcgatgTCGCTGCCAGCGGCGCCTCCAAAGCAGTGTTCGTCCTCCGCACCCAGCAGCTGCTGCTTGCACTCGTCGTGCGGCTCGGCGTCGTTGAGCGGCTTGTGGGTGGTGGGGTCGATGCCCCgctgccggagcttcttcttgatGCACGAGTTCCAAAAGTTCTTGATCTCGTTGTCTGTCCGGCCTGGCAGCTGCGACGCTATCTGGGACCACCTGGCCACATATATACGACATACAACAATTCAGGCCAGTCCACTTGTTTCTGTATGCAATAGCCAGCCAGCTGCTTAACTCCGATCAAAATCAGAGAACAGTAAAATTGAACATATATTCCTAGTGTCAGATGCATGTCTGCTGGGGTTGTCGGTCGCCGCACAGTTCATGTGAAGCTAAGGGTAAGTAGCTAGGAGGTCGTAGCTGTTAAGATTAGTTAGTTATTCACACCTGTTGCCAAGGATCTTGTGAAGGCTGACAATGAGGTCCTCCTCCTGCTGGGAGAAGCTGCCTCTCTTGAGATCAGGCCTCAGGTAGTTGATCCATCTGAGCCTGCAGCTCTTGCCACATCTCTCCAAACCTGAACACAGAAATAATCACATTTTACTTACTTATTACTAGCACAAGGAAGAGATAAACACAGACAAGTTAGCTCCTAGCTAGCTCTGACTGAGTGACTGCTCATATATACGTAAAAACATACCGGCGAGCTTTGGGACGGAGCTCCAGCAGCCGACGCCGTAGCGGATGATGTGGTTGTAGAGTTtctcgtcctcctccggcgaccacagcCCCCTCCGCAGCTTGGGCTTGGAGGAGCACGCCGCCGCCTCGCGTCCCATCGCGCtcgtggatggatggatggatcccTGCGTCTGCGTGAGTGAGGGCTACAGGCGCGAGCGCGGAGGTAGCGGCTGGTGATGGCAACAATGATGGTGAGACGGCATGGCACAGGTGATATAAAAGCGACGGTTATCTGAGACTGCCAGAAGCTAGCAGTTCCGTCCAACTATGCTTGAGCCTTAAGCTAGAGATTAACAGCAATTTAAAGTGGAGGGAGGCTTGCTCGCTCAAGGAAAGGAAGAGAGAGCACTGTGCAAGAAAAGGCGGAGGCAATAGTAAAGTGGGGTTGAAGCAACGGATGATAGGCGAGGCCCCCGTGGCCTAATGGATGGGGCGTGGGTTGAGGGGTTGTGGTGTGGATTTAAGGTAAGGTAGCTTGAGGTGCGGGGAAGAGGCGATCAAGTACAATAATCTCTCATGGCAACAAACGCAGCAAGCTAGCTAGCTGCATGTGGGGGCGACCCCATGCATAGCATTATCATCATCCTCGCCCTCACCCTCGCCATCATCGTTGTCATCTGTCTATGTACTGTATAAAGGTGCTTACCCTTTTATCATTATTGTTGGTAACCTCCTTGCCCTTTTCTCTCCTTTCCCTTCAATTCTTCGACTTCGTTAGTTGGAGGGTTGTATATGACACTGGCCATTGTACATACGCATGTGGTTTTGGCGTGTAATCTTAGTGTTAGAGGGTGGACCGCACTAGGAGACTCTAGAATTTCATGTTCATATTATTCGAAAATATGACCTATATATCGTATCAGTTAGTATTTTCCAAGACAAGTTTCACCAAATGCGCTTTCAGTTACTAATTGATGATAATGCTAGAAATCTAGTTACACCAATAAATAAAGAATAAATATTGTCAATAAATATGCATGTCATTCTATCAATATATGTATTTACAGAAGTAAACCAATATCTAGATGAGAGAATAGGTAATTGATAACATATATACCATTTTCTATgtaatataaaatatattaatattcaaTTAGATACCAAGTACAACTAAACTCTCAAAAAAACTATGTGAAGATGTAATCGAGTCATAGAGAATGCACACCATCAGATGTCACACGATAAAATCGTCTGGATCCTATGACCTTGCAGTGGGACACGGTACCAAAATTCAATCCCCCGTTTATAGGTCTCAGAATGAGATGTCGTCACTACAAGCATGTAAGGTGCGTGATCACTCCATGACCATGTGGACGGGCTCATTAGTCTTCCGGACCCGCTAGGCCCACATATTTCGGAGGACTCATAATCATGTGTAATTAATTATTGTGAGTCTTGTATTTGACCCGCTCTCTGTCATGAGCATCTGAAGGTGATCTTGGTTTTGAAGATCAGGGCCGATATACTCCATGTTGGCCCACATGGCATGTTCAACAATGTTTTTCCCCTTCCTTAATTTTTTCATTGGATAGGACATGTATAAATGATTCATTGTTAGCGTAATGGGACTTGTAACAAATGAAAATTTGAATGTTTTGAGGAGGATCATTATAATTCTCTCCTACAACAATTATCATTACGAGCTTTTCCAAATTCCTATCTAAAAAAAAGGTTCTATCAAATCATCAGGATAGTTGGACCAATAATAAAGGAGTATAAAGTTGAATTGGCACATCCAACCAAGGGTGTGAAAACATGTTTTCCACATATTCTTTGCATTTTTTATGCTGCCCTTTAACTCCACATGAAATTAAAGGTGATAAGTCTCTTGGTCGGTCCTTGTATTGATATACTAAAATAACTatatttgaatcaaagaaataaTACCAAAAAAACTTCTCCTTTATGTGTCATCACTTGGCTATATGTGAGTAACACAATTATATTATATTGATAACTTCGAGAAGAGCATAGCTCATCATCACACGAGAATAAATTTGTAGGACCAAGTCGAGGGCATGTGTTCCTCCCTATGGCGACATGTGAGGCAGAAAGATCACCAGTGTCAACTAGAGATGGGTGAATAGACGATGTTTTGAAAGTAGTGAAATTCAATTGCTTTTAATAAGTTGTTTCCTACTTGTTCCCCAAACCTCCCAAAGCAATCAAAATTTAAAGTATATAAAGTGTCCCTATACTGACTTTTGGATGATTCGTGACAACTGAATTAGGGAACTAGCCAAttttgtgcaagggtcgcatgttTTAGTTCTCTATGATCAAGTCATGACCATTTTATTCTGGATAACATATTTTGATCATGGAAATTGAAAAGGTGGATGATGCTTGGTGATCCTTCACACAACTAGTATAACTATATATAGGCTCTCTTATCCAATGCAATTTTAATTTTCTTGAGTCATAGGTTAAAGGACCTAGATGTCGCTTATAGGAACAAATAAGCAATTTAAAACTATTATGGATTTGGCTTGAACAAATACGACAATAAACTAATATTTATTTTGTCAAGAATAAAACCTAAATATGTTTGGCTCTATAAGTACAGTGATAAGTTATACTGAATAAGATGTAAATAACTATACGACAGAAATATATAACTTCAAGTATGAAGTCTAACACAAGATACATATGCTAGTACTGGAGCTCGTACAAGAGACAACCAGGACACGTGGAGACGAAGATGTACCCCAAAGTTCATTTCTCAAAGGAAGCTAATATTCGTTAGAGAGGTGTAAAGGCTCAATGCTACCCAGGCGCCACAATGTTCTTGCACCGGCAAACTCCTCGAGCACCACAAATGCCTCGCCTCAATATGTCTTCGGAACACACCACTCGCTACACCAACACAAAAAAACTCACATTATTCTCCTTGGGTTTCCCACAAAGAGACGTGCCTCGATCCACTAAATAGCGCCCTTGAAGCCAACACACAAAACCTTTACAAATTGCTATGGTCAATCTCCACAATCTAATTGGAGGTCGTGAAGCCCTTTCCATGATGAATTTGCTATGAGACAACTCCAACCGTGGTTCTAAGAACCCAAGAGTTGCAAGCTCCTAAACTTTCACTTCCAACTCAAACCAACGCAACACGTATAAGGAAAGGATACAATAAGTTCTCAAGTCTTTCGATCCCAAATTTTACCGAGAACATGCATGGAGGAATtatagaacaagaacaaaagaggaTATCAACAAATTACTCCAATATTTAGACCTAAAAGGTTCTCTTAACATAGAAGATCGATTAATTGGTGTAAAACTATATCAAGATCTATTGTATCTTTTCGCTCAAAAGATATGCAATAATCATGGGAAGTATAGAGAGAGAACTAAAATTTCTTGATTGCACCCGCTTAGTGAAAAGATCTAAATTGTTCCCCATTTTTCATTTTGATCCAAAGAAATGCTCCTAGGAAGAACTCCTGgaagcaaaataaaatatgttCTAAGGAGTTTTTGTTTTGGAAAAAAGGCAACCTGGAGCATCAAATCTTTCCAACCCACATAGGCAACTCTCAACGTGTCACATAGACAGAAATATGAAACATTATTAGGGGAATGCGGCATCCctaggatcagggttagacaaataccagatcttcgtcagacataagcctaacctagagctcgagagcctacagtgagagaatcggtaacacaatagTGACTTTACGACTCAAAagcaatatattacaactcttagcagagtaagatccaaattattacgcagaggtcactgacccaacattaTAACAAGCAACGGAAATCAAATTATGTTATGCTAcatacaagatagcaaagggcctaagaggccataacataaagcgacgtcccagtccataagtctcaggctgctgCCTGGGAACCCCAAACTACTCGtcaatgttaac contains:
- the LOC124667322 gene encoding myb-related protein Hv33-like yields the protein MGREAAACSSKPKLRRGLWSPEEDEKLYNHIIRYGVGCWSSVPKLAGLERCGKSCRLRWINYLRPDLKRGSFSQQEEDLIVSLHKILGNRWSQIASQLPGRTDNEIKNFWNSCIKKKLRQRGIDPTTHKPLNDAEPHDECKQQLLGAEDEHCFGGAAGSDIDPLAPPHSPVDCSFDPMSVTNVPAMQASYGSFCDYGGVSSDAATYSAYTGGGDSSSNSNGTWGTCANVVEPLAHMDIFRDAEPYPFLDPAKFSPWHQHQDPHQQHGAGGASSESFPIRSLSRDLPESCFELARGALEDEFDFL